The stretch of DNA AGACACGAGACCGACCGGAACCCAGTGAGGGTGAGGTGCTGGTGAAAATACGCGCGGTTGGAATCTGCGGGAGCGACATCGGGTTGATCGACGGTGGTGGGCCACCCTGGAAGGACCTGCCCGTCGTTCCAGGCCACGAAGTCTGTGCAGAGGTGGTCAAACTCGGCGCAGGCGTCGACTCGCCGTCAGTCGGAGACCGCGTCGCACTTCACCAGTTCATCTACTGTGGCACCTGTTCCGCGTGTCGCGAGGGCCGCTACTACCAGTGTGATGAGATCCAGGAAATCGGCTTCTCGCTGGATGGGGGCTACCGCGAGTACGCCGCTGTCCCCGCGTACACGCTAACACCAATCCCCGACTCGGTGTCGGATCTCGAGGCCTGCCAAATCGACTCGGCGGCCTGTACGCTCCACGCGATGGATCGGATCGACATCTCGGTGTCCGACACCGCCGCGGTGCTCGGTCCCGGTGCGCTCGGACTCTTCGGAGTGCAACTCCTCCGGGCAAAGGGCGTCGACGACGTGATTCTCACAGGCACCCGGCCGGAGCGCCTCGAGGCGGGCCGGGAACTCGGAGCGAACAAGACGATCAACGTCCGCGAGACCGACCCTATCGAGGCGATCATGGAGTACACGGATGGAGCGGGCGTTGAGGTCTGCGTCGAGGCCGCAGGTGCCGGCGATGTTGTGAACACGAGTCTGAAGGTCGCGGCGAATCAGGGCCAAGTCGCGCTGACTGGCGTCTTCGATGCGAGCCGAGAGATCGATCCAGACGATATCGTGCTCAAGGAACTGACCGTCGTCGGCGGCGTTACGGCTGCCCACGCGGTCGAAGACGTGATCGAACTC from Natronolimnobius sp. AArcel1 encodes:
- a CDS encoding zinc-binding dehydrogenase; amino-acid sequence: MRAIVTNGEGDSWEETRDRPEPSEGEVLVKIRAVGICGSDIGLIDGGGPPWKDLPVVPGHEVCAEVVKLGAGVDSPSVGDRVALHQFIYCGTCSACREGRYYQCDEIQEIGFSLDGGYREYAAVPAYTLTPIPDSVSDLEACQIDSAACTLHAMDRIDISVSDTAAVLGPGALGLFGVQLLRAKGVDDVILTGTRPERLEAGRELGANKTINVRETDPIEAIMEYTDGAGVEVCVEAAGAGDVVNTSLKVAANQGQVALTGVFDASREIDPDDIVLKELTVVGGVTAAHAVEDVIELFERGDLTVDGIVTHEFPLAEYEEALETVRNRRDGVVKAVLRP